From the genome of Rhineura floridana isolate rRhiFlo1 chromosome 7, rRhiFlo1.hap2, whole genome shotgun sequence, one region includes:
- the LOC133389391 gene encoding phospholipid scramblase 1-like isoform X2, producing the protein MQAPPTPPKCPPGLEYLSQLEQISVEEQMELMEMISGFETCNRYEVKNSMGEMVYFAAEENDDFTLNCYGPLRPFTIKLFDSASQPVMQLSRDFQCSCCCCPCACCLQELEVQAPPGTVIGYVKQKWHPCLPKFAIQNEAREVVLKMDGPCVPCRLWENVHFEVKSVDGKSTIGGITKQWTGLAREAATNASVFGIQLPLDLDIKMKALMLGACFLIDFMYFEQRRQRRDNNS; encoded by the exons ATGCAAGCGCCTCCTACACCTCCCAAATGTCCTCCTGGGTTAGAATATTTGAGCCAG CTTGAGCAGATATCAGTTGAAGAGCAAATGGAGCTTATGGAAA TGATAAGTGGCTTTGAAACTTGCAACAGATATGAAGTCAAAAACTCTATGGGGGAGATGGTGTACTTTGCAGCTGAGGAAAATGACGATTTCACCCTGAATTGTTATGGACCATTGCGGCCCTTCACCATAAAGCTCTTTGACAGTGCAAGCCAGCCAGTCATGCAACTGTCGAGAGATTTCCAGTGTTCCTGTTGCTGCTGTCCTTGTGCTTGCTGCTTGCAAGAG CTTGAAGTTCAGGCTCCACCTGGCACAGTCATTGGCTATGTCAAGCAGAAGTGGCACCCCTGCCTACCTAAATTTGCTATCCAAAATGAGGCCAGAGAAGTTGTGCTGAAAATGGATGGTCCTTGTGTGCCATGCCGCTTATGGGAAAATGTTCATTTTGAG GTGAAGTCAGTAGATGGGAAATCTACAATTGGAGGAATTACTAAGCAATGGACTGGACTGGCAAGGGAGGCTGCTACAAATGCCAGCGTCTTTGGAATCCAGCTCCCATTGGATCTTGATATTAAAATGAAAGCTCTCATGCTCGGGGCTTGCTTCCTCATA GATTTCATGTATTTTGAACAACGAAGACAGCGAAGAGACAATAATTCATAA